A window of the Pseudomonas fluorescens genome harbors these coding sequences:
- the gcvH gene encoding glycine cleavage system protein GcvH, giving the protein MSTIPAELRFAESHEWARLEADGTVTVGISDHAQEALGDVVFVELAEVGKVFAAGDAAGVVESVKAASDIYSPVGGEVIAVNEDLAGSPEELNNDPYAAWIFKLKPSDKAELDKLLDAAAYKAAIGE; this is encoded by the coding sequence ATGAGCACCATCCCAGCTGAACTGCGTTTTGCCGAAAGTCATGAATGGGCGCGCCTGGAAGCAGACGGCACCGTCACCGTGGGCATCAGCGATCACGCCCAGGAAGCGTTGGGTGATGTGGTGTTTGTCGAGCTGGCAGAAGTCGGCAAGGTGTTTGCCGCCGGTGATGCCGCCGGTGTCGTCGAGTCGGTGAAGGCTGCTTCCGACATCTATTCCCCGGTGGGTGGCGAAGTGATTGCCGTCAACGAAGATCTGGCCGGTTCGCCGGAAGAGCTGAACAACGACCCGTACGCCGCGTGGATCTTCAAGCTCAAGCCAAGCGACAAGGCCGAGCTGGACAAGCTGCTCGACGCTGCCGCCTACAAGGCTGCCATCGGCGAATAA
- the argE gene encoding acetylornithine deacetylase: MPLPSMQDQFAALIAAPSVSCTQPGLDQSNRAVIDLLAGWLGDLGFNCDIQQVSPGKFNLLASFGSGPGGLVLAGHSDTVPYDDALWKTDPLKLTEVDGRWVGLGSCDMKGFFALIIEAVQPLLDQPFKQPLLILATCDEESSMSGARALAEAGRTLGRAAVIGEPTGLKPIRMHKGIMMERIDILGQSGHSSDPRLGHSALEAMHDAIGELRGLRLLWQREFNNPQFSVPQPTMNFGCIHGGDNPNRICGQCSLEFDLRPLPGMDPKLLRSEILRRLNPVAERHHVKIDYAPLFPEVPPFEQAEDAELVRIAEKLTGHTAEAVAFGTEAPYLQRLGCETIVLGPGDIACAHQPDEYLEMSRLQPTVHLLRQLIEHYCLKTV, translated from the coding sequence ATGCCTTTGCCGTCCATGCAAGACCAGTTCGCTGCACTGATCGCCGCGCCGTCGGTCAGTTGCACTCAGCCGGGCCTCGACCAGTCCAACCGGGCGGTGATCGATCTGCTCGCGGGCTGGCTCGGCGACCTCGGCTTCAACTGCGACATCCAGCAGGTCAGCCCCGGAAAATTCAACCTGCTCGCCAGTTTCGGCAGCGGCCCCGGCGGACTGGTGCTGGCCGGGCACAGCGACACGGTGCCGTACGACGATGCGCTGTGGAAAACCGATCCGCTGAAACTCACCGAAGTCGATGGCCGCTGGGTCGGCCTCGGCAGTTGCGACATGAAGGGCTTTTTCGCCCTGATCATCGAAGCCGTGCAACCGCTGCTCGATCAGCCGTTCAAGCAGCCGTTGCTGATCCTCGCCACCTGCGATGAAGAAAGCTCGATGTCCGGTGCCCGGGCGCTGGCCGAAGCGGGGCGAACGCTGGGCCGGGCGGCGGTGATCGGCGAGCCGACCGGGCTCAAGCCAATCCGCATGCACAAGGGCATCATGATGGAGCGCATCGATATCCTCGGGCAGAGCGGCCATTCGTCGGATCCGCGCCTGGGGCACAGCGCCCTCGAAGCGATGCACGATGCCATCGGTGAACTTCGCGGCCTGCGCCTGTTGTGGCAGCGTGAATTCAACAACCCGCAATTCAGTGTGCCGCAGCCGACCATGAACTTCGGCTGTATCCACGGTGGCGACAACCCCAACCGCATCTGCGGCCAGTGTTCGCTGGAGTTCGACTTGCGGCCGCTGCCTGGAATGGACCCCAAGCTCTTGCGTAGCGAGATTTTGCGCAGGCTCAACCCGGTCGCGGAACGCCATCACGTGAAGATCGATTACGCGCCGCTGTTTCCCGAAGTTCCGCCGTTCGAGCAGGCCGAAGACGCCGAGCTGGTGCGAATTGCCGAAAAACTCACCGGCCACACGGCCGAAGCGGTAGCGTTCGGCACCGAAGCGCCTTATCTTCAGCGCCTTGGCTGCGAAACCATCGTGCTTGGCCCTGGCGACATCGCCTGTGCGCACCAGCCGGACGAGTACCTCGAAATGTCACGTTTGCAGCCTACCGTGCATCTATTGCGACAGTTGATCGAACATTACTGTCTCAAAACTGTATAA
- the argA gene encoding amino-acid N-acetyltransferase → MPEYVNWLRHASPYINAHRDCTFVVMLPGDGVEHPNFGNIVHDIVLLHSLGVRLVLVHGSRPQIETRLAARGLTPHYHHGMRITDAATLECVIDAVGQLRIAIEARLSMDMASSPMQGSRLRVASGNLVTARPIGVLEGVDYHHTGEVRRVDRKGINRLLDERSIVLLSPLGYSPTGEIFNLACEDVATRAAIDLGADKLLLFGADLGLIDENGKLVRELRPQQVPAHLQRLGSNYQAELLDAAAEACRGGVARSHIVSYAEDGALLTELFTRDGGGTLVAQEQFELVREAAIEDVGGLLDLISPLEEQGILVRRSREVLEREIEQFSVVEREGMIIACAALYQIADSDAGELACLAVNPEYRHGGRGDELLERIETRARAQGLKTLFVLTTRTAHWFRERGFEPSSVERLPAARASLYNYQRNSKIFEKSL, encoded by the coding sequence ATGCCCGAATACGTCAATTGGCTTCGCCACGCGTCTCCCTATATCAATGCTCACCGCGATTGCACCTTTGTCGTCATGCTTCCGGGCGACGGCGTGGAGCATCCGAATTTCGGCAACATCGTCCATGACATCGTGCTGCTGCACAGCCTCGGCGTGCGGCTGGTGCTGGTGCACGGCTCCCGTCCGCAGATCGAAACCCGCCTCGCCGCCCGCGGCCTGACTCCGCATTACCACCACGGCATGCGTATCACCGATGCCGCGACGCTGGAGTGCGTGATCGACGCGGTCGGCCAGCTGCGCATCGCCATCGAAGCGCGACTGTCGATGGACATGGCTTCGTCGCCGATGCAGGGCTCGCGCTTGCGGGTGGCCAGCGGCAACCTCGTGACGGCGCGGCCGATCGGCGTGCTGGAGGGTGTCGACTATCACCACACCGGCGAAGTGCGCCGGGTCGACCGCAAGGGCATCAACCGCCTGCTCGACGAGCGCTCCATCGTATTGCTCTCGCCGCTGGGTTATTCGCCGACCGGTGAAATCTTCAACCTGGCCTGCGAAGACGTCGCCACTCGCGCTGCCATCGATCTGGGCGCGGACAAGCTGCTGCTGTTCGGTGCTGACCTCGGTCTGATCGACGAAAACGGCAAACTGGTGCGCGAGCTGCGTCCGCAACAGGTACCGGCGCATTTGCAGCGTCTGGGCAGCAACTACCAGGCGGAACTGCTGGATGCCGCCGCCGAAGCCTGCCGAGGCGGCGTGGCGCGCAGCCATATCGTCAGTTATGCCGAGGACGGCGCGCTGCTGACCGAACTGTTCACCCGTGACGGTGGCGGTACGCTGGTAGCCCAGGAGCAATTCGAACTGGTGCGCGAGGCGGCGATCGAGGACGTCGGCGGCTTGCTCGATCTGATCAGCCCGCTGGAAGAGCAGGGCATTCTGGTACGTCGTTCCCGCGAAGTGCTGGAGCGCGAAATCGAGCAGTTCAGTGTGGTCGAGCGTGAAGGGATGATCATCGCTTGTGCGGCGTTGTATCAGATTGCCGATTCGGATGCCGGTGAGCTGGCGTGCCTGGCGGTGAATCCGGAGTATCGCCATGGCGGTCGCGGCGACGAACTGCTCGAGCGCATCGAGACTCGTGCCCGGGCTCAGGGCTTGAAGACCCTGTTCGTCCTTACCACCCGCACCGCCCACTGGTTCCGTGAGCGCGGCTTCGAACCGAGCAGCGTCGAACGCCTGCCAGCGGCGCGGGCTTCTCTCTATAACTATCAGCGCAATTCGAAGATCTTCGAAAAGTCTCTGTGA
- the gcvP gene encoding aminomethyl-transferring glycine dehydrogenase: protein MSQLPSLSQSRDPHAFLRRHLGPDAAEQQAMLDSLGLGSRVELIEQTVPPGIRLNRELDLPPALDEQAALARLRGYAEQNQVWTSLIGMGYHGTLTPTVILRNVLENPGWYTAYTPYQPEIAQGRLEALLNFQQLTIDLTGLELANASLLDEATAAAEAMALAKRVAKSKSNLFFVDENCHPQTISVVQTRAEGFGFELIVDAVDNLKQHQVFGALLQYPDTHGEVRDLRPLIDHLHAQQALACVAADLLSLLLLTPPGELGADVVFGSSQRFGVPMGYGGPHAAFFASREEYKRAIPGRIIGVSKDARGNVALRMALQTREQHIRREKANSNICTAQVLLANIASFYAVYHGPEGLKRIAQRVHRLTCILAAGLERHGIQRLNQYFFDTLTLDVGGAQTAIIESAQAAQINLRILGRGQLGLSLDETCDENTVARLFDVLLGADHGLSVDELDAETLASGIPDTLQRSTPYLRHPVFNAHHSETEMLRYLKQLENKDLALNQSMIPLGSCTMKLNATSEMIPITWPQFANLHPFVPREQAVGYTLMIEELERWLCAITGFDAICMQPNSGAQGEYAGLLAIRKYHESRQQGGRDICLIPSSAHGTNPASAQMAGMRVVIVECDDAGNVDLEDLKAKASEAGAKLSCLMATYPSTHGVYEEGISEICEVIHKHGGQVYMDGANLNAQVGLARPADIGADVSHMNLHKTFCIPHGGGGPGMGPIGVRAHLAPFVANHPVIPIDGPQPQNGAVSAAPWGSASILPISWMYIAMMGPQLADASEVAILAANYLAQHLSGAFPVLYTGRNERVAHECILDLRPLKAATGISEEDVAKRLMDYGFHAPTMSFPVPGTLMVEPTESESKAELDRFIGAMLSIRAEITEVQNGNWPAEDNPLKRAPHTLADITGVWERPYSIEQGITPDAHTKAHKYWPAVNRVDNVYGDRNLFCACVPVDEYR from the coding sequence ATGTCCCAGTTGCCATCCCTGAGCCAGTCACGCGATCCCCATGCCTTCCTGCGCCGCCACCTCGGCCCTGATGCCGCCGAGCAGCAGGCGATGCTCGACAGCCTCGGCCTCGGCAGCCGGGTCGAACTGATCGAACAGACCGTGCCGCCGGGCATTCGCCTCAACCGTGAGCTGGACCTGCCACCGGCGCTGGACGAGCAGGCAGCGCTGGCCAGACTGCGCGGTTATGCCGAGCAGAATCAGGTCTGGACCAGCCTGATCGGCATGGGCTACCACGGCACCCTGACGCCGACCGTCATCCTGCGCAACGTGCTGGAAAATCCTGGCTGGTACACCGCCTACACGCCTTATCAACCGGAAATCGCCCAGGGCCGGCTCGAAGCGCTGCTCAACTTTCAGCAGCTGACCATCGACCTCACCGGCCTTGAACTGGCCAACGCTTCCCTGCTCGATGAAGCCACCGCCGCCGCGGAAGCCATGGCCCTGGCCAAGCGGGTGGCGAAGTCGAAAAGCAATCTGTTCTTCGTCGACGAAAACTGTCATCCCCAGACCATTTCCGTGGTGCAGACCCGCGCCGAAGGCTTCGGCTTCGAATTGATCGTCGACGCTGTGGATAACTTGAAGCAGCACCAGGTGTTCGGCGCACTCCTGCAATACCCCGACACCCACGGCGAAGTCCGCGACCTGCGGCCGCTGATCGATCACCTGCACGCGCAACAGGCGCTGGCCTGCGTGGCGGCCGATCTGCTCAGTCTGTTGTTGCTGACCCCGCCGGGCGAACTGGGTGCCGATGTGGTGTTCGGATCATCCCAGCGTTTTGGCGTGCCGATGGGTTACGGCGGCCCGCACGCGGCGTTTTTCGCCAGTCGCGAGGAATACAAACGGGCGATTCCCGGGCGGATCATCGGCGTGTCGAAAGATGCCCGTGGCAACGTCGCGCTGCGCATGGCCCTGCAAACCCGCGAGCAGCACATTCGCCGGGAGAAGGCCAATTCGAACATCTGCACCGCCCAGGTGTTGCTGGCCAACATTGCCAGTTTCTATGCGGTCTATCACGGCCCGGAAGGGCTGAAACGAATCGCCCAGCGGGTGCACCGGTTGACCTGCATTCTCGCCGCCGGGCTCGAACGCCATGGCATCCAGCGCCTCAACCAGTACTTCTTCGACACCCTCACGCTGGACGTGGGCGGGGCGCAAACCGCGATCATCGAAAGTGCCCAGGCCGCGCAGATCAACCTGCGCATTCTCGGTCGTGGCCAACTCGGTCTGAGCCTCGACGAGACCTGTGATGAAAACACCGTGGCCAGACTGTTCGATGTGCTGCTGGGCGCCGATCACGGGTTGAGCGTCGATGAGCTCGACGCCGAAACGCTGGCCTCCGGCATTCCCGACACGCTGCAACGCAGTACGCCTTACCTGCGCCATCCGGTGTTCAACGCCCACCACAGCGAAACCGAGATGCTGCGCTACCTCAAGCAACTGGAGAACAAGGATCTGGCGCTCAACCAGTCGATGATCCCGCTGGGCTCCTGCACCATGAAACTCAACGCCACCAGCGAGATGATCCCGATCACCTGGCCGCAATTCGCCAATCTGCACCCGTTCGTGCCCCGGGAGCAGGCCGTTGGTTACACGCTGATGATCGAGGAGCTGGAGCGCTGGCTGTGCGCGATCACCGGGTTCGATGCGATCTGCATGCAGCCCAACTCCGGTGCCCAGGGCGAGTACGCCGGGTTGCTGGCGATCCGCAAATACCACGAGAGCCGCCAGCAGGGTGGGCGCGACATTTGTCTGATTCCTTCTTCGGCCCACGGCACCAACCCGGCCTCGGCGCAGATGGCCGGGATGCGCGTGGTGATCGTCGAGTGCGACGATGCCGGCAACGTCGATCTGGAAGATTTGAAAGCCAAGGCGTCCGAGGCCGGGGCCAAGCTGTCGTGCCTGATGGCGACCTACCCGTCGACCCACGGCGTGTACGAGGAAGGCATCAGCGAAATCTGCGAAGTTATCCACAAGCACGGCGGCCAGGTGTACATGGACGGCGCCAACCTCAACGCTCAAGTTGGGCTGGCGCGGCCGGCGGACATCGGCGCCGATGTATCGCACATGAACCTGCACAAGACCTTCTGCATTCCCCACGGCGGAGGCGGGCCGGGCATGGGGCCGATTGGCGTGCGTGCGCATCTGGCACCGTTCGTTGCCAACCATCCGGTGATTCCGATCGACGGGCCGCAACCGCAGAACGGTGCGGTCAGCGCCGCGCCGTGGGGAAGCGCAAGCATTCTGCCGATCAGCTGGATGTACATCGCGATGATGGGGCCGCAACTGGCGGATGCCAGCGAGGTGGCGATTCTGGCGGCGAATTACCTGGCGCAGCATCTGTCCGGTGCGTTCCCCGTTCTGTACACCGGTCGCAACGAGCGGGTCGCCCATGAGTGCATTCTGGATCTGCGGCCACTGAAGGCTGCCACCGGCATCAGTGAAGAGGATGTCGCCAAGCGCCTGATGGATTACGGTTTCCATGCGCCGACCATGTCGTTCCCGGTGCCGGGCACCTTGATGGTCGAGCCGACCGAGAGCGAATCCAAGGCCGAACTGGATCGCTTCATTGGCGCCATGTTGAGCATCCGCGCGGAAATCACCGAAGTGCAGAATGGCAACTGGCCGGCCGAGGACAACCCGCTCAAACGGGCGCCGCACACTCTGGCCGATATCACCGGCGTGTGGGAGCGGCCGTACAGCATCGAGCAGGGCATCACGCCGGATGCGCACACCAAAGCGCACAAATATTGGCCGGCGGTGAACCGGGTCGATAACGTCTACGGTGACCGCAACCTGTTCTGCGCCTGTGTGCCGGTGGACGAATACCGCTGA
- the tauA gene encoding taurine ABC transporter substrate-binding protein has translation MMAKRALSSQFVTVCVSALISFSAHAANLTVGYQTGIDPSKVPQADGVYEKTIGEKIDWRRFNSGPEVVTAIASGDVQIGNLGSSPLAAAASRNLPIVAFIVSAQINAAEALVVRNGSGINKPEDLIGKTIATPFVSTSHYSLLGALKHWGLDTSKVKVVNLQPAEIAAAWKRGDIDGAFVWSPALGEIRKTGKTLTDAAQVGQWGAPTFEVWVARKDFAEKHPEVVAKFAKVTLDSFADYAAHKDSWTADSVPVQKIAKLTGANAADVPELLAGSAFPDAKAQQTTALLDGGTAKAIGETAKFLKEQGKVESVLPDYSPYVSAKFVAE, from the coding sequence ATGATGGCCAAACGCGCACTATCTAGTCAATTTGTTACAGTTTGTGTGTCGGCGCTGATTTCTTTTTCAGCCCATGCCGCCAACCTCACCGTGGGCTACCAGACTGGTATCGACCCGAGCAAAGTCCCACAGGCCGACGGCGTCTACGAGAAGACCATCGGCGAGAAAATCGACTGGCGTCGTTTCAACAGTGGCCCGGAAGTTGTGACAGCCATTGCCTCCGGCGACGTGCAGATCGGCAACCTCGGCTCCAGCCCGCTGGCGGCCGCCGCCTCGCGTAATCTGCCGATCGTGGCGTTCATTGTCTCGGCGCAGATCAATGCCGCCGAAGCCTTGGTGGTGCGCAACGGCAGCGGTATCAACAAGCCCGAAGACCTGATCGGCAAGACCATCGCCACCCCGTTCGTCTCCACCTCCCACTACAGTCTGCTTGGCGCGCTCAAGCACTGGGGCCTGGACACCTCGAAAGTCAAAGTGGTGAATCTGCAACCCGCAGAAATCGCGGCCGCCTGGAAACGCGGCGACATCGACGGCGCCTTTGTCTGGTCGCCGGCACTGGGAGAAATCCGCAAGACCGGCAAGACCCTGACCGACGCCGCGCAGGTCGGCCAGTGGGGCGCGCCGACCTTCGAAGTCTGGGTCGCGCGCAAGGACTTTGCCGAGAAGCATCCTGAAGTCGTGGCCAAGTTCGCCAAGGTGACTCTGGACTCGTTCGCTGATTACGCCGCCCATAAAGACAGCTGGACGGCTGACTCGGTGCCTGTACAGAAAATCGCCAAACTGACCGGTGCCAATGCTGCCGACGTACCGGAATTGCTTGCGGGTTCGGCCTTCCCGGACGCCAAGGCGCAACAGACCACGGCGCTGCTGGACGGCGGCACGGCGAAGGCGATTGGTGAGACGGCGAAGTTTTTGAAGGAACAGGGCAAGGTCGAAAGTGTTCTGCCTGACTACTCACCGTATGTCAGTGCGAAGTTTGTAGCGGAGTAA
- a CDS encoding GspE/PulE family protein, giving the protein MSVQLATQDRWLDLNEVLRELVAQGFICQDSAEQALNARRRHAAHGQKHPLEFIASQQLDDLSRPGKHLDLESLTLWLAQQAGQPYLRIDPLKINVAAITPLMSYAFAQRHKILAVSVDRDAVTVASAQPYVSGWEADLTHVLKLPIKRVVANPADIQRFSVEFFRLAKSVSGASNADAQSGNLGNFEQLLNLGASDQEPDANDAHIVNIVDWLFQYAFQQRASDIHIEPRREQGTVRFRIDGVLHNVYQFPPQVTMAIVSRLKSLGRMNVAEKRKPQDGRVKTKTPDGGEVELRLSTLPTAFGEKMVMRIFDPEVLLKDFDQLGFSADDLRRWQDMTRQPNGIILVTGPTGSGKTTTLYTTLKKLATPEVNLCTIEDPIEMVEPAFNQMQVQHNIDLTFAAGVRALMRQDPDIIMIGEIRDLETAEMAIQAALTGHLVLSTLHTNDAPSAISRLLELGVPHYLIKATVLGVMAQRLVRTLCPHCKAPLTLDEEDWQTLTRPWQAPLPGNAQRAIGCLECRDTGYHGRAGVYEIMQLSDSLKALISPDTDLTAIRRQAFKEGMRSLRLSGAQKVAAGLTTLEEVLRVTPQNEQK; this is encoded by the coding sequence ATGTCCGTTCAACTCGCCACTCAGGACCGCTGGCTGGATCTCAATGAGGTACTGCGTGAACTGGTCGCCCAGGGTTTCATCTGCCAGGACTCGGCCGAGCAGGCGCTGAATGCCCGGCGTCGGCATGCCGCTCACGGCCAGAAGCACCCGCTGGAATTCATCGCCAGCCAGCAACTGGACGACCTCAGCCGTCCGGGCAAGCACCTCGACCTGGAAAGCCTGACCCTGTGGCTGGCGCAGCAGGCCGGCCAGCCGTACCTGAGGATCGATCCGCTAAAGATCAACGTCGCCGCCATCACGCCGCTGATGTCCTATGCCTTTGCCCAGCGCCACAAGATTCTCGCGGTGTCGGTCGACCGCGATGCAGTCACCGTGGCCAGCGCCCAGCCCTATGTCAGCGGCTGGGAGGCGGATCTGACTCACGTCCTGAAACTGCCGATCAAACGGGTGGTGGCCAACCCGGCAGACATCCAGCGTTTCAGCGTCGAGTTCTTCCGTCTCGCCAAATCGGTCAGCGGCGCCAGCAATGCCGATGCGCAGAGCGGCAACCTCGGCAATTTCGAGCAGCTGCTCAACCTCGGCGCCAGTGATCAGGAGCCGGACGCCAACGACGCGCACATCGTCAACATCGTCGACTGGCTGTTCCAGTACGCCTTCCAGCAACGGGCCAGCGATATCCACATCGAACCCCGGCGCGAGCAAGGCACCGTGCGTTTTCGCATCGACGGCGTGCTGCACAACGTCTATCAATTTCCGCCGCAGGTGACGATGGCCATCGTCAGTCGCCTGAAAAGCCTTGGCCGGATGAACGTCGCCGAGAAGCGCAAACCCCAGGACGGCCGGGTCAAGACCAAGACCCCGGACGGCGGCGAAGTCGAGCTACGGCTCTCGACCCTGCCCACCGCGTTCGGTGAAAAAATGGTAATGCGGATCTTCGACCCGGAGGTGCTGCTCAAGGATTTCGACCAGCTCGGTTTTTCCGCCGACGACCTGCGGCGCTGGCAGGACATGACCCGCCAGCCCAACGGCATCATCCTCGTCACCGGCCCGACTGGTTCCGGCAAGACCACCACGCTGTACACCACGCTGAAAAAACTGGCGACGCCCGAGGTCAACCTCTGCACCATCGAGGACCCGATCGAGATGGTCGAACCGGCCTTCAACCAGATGCAGGTCCAGCACAACATCGACCTGACCTTCGCTGCCGGTGTGCGCGCGCTGATGCGGCAGGACCCGGACATCATCATGATCGGCGAGATCCGCGACCTGGAAACCGCCGAAATGGCAATCCAGGCAGCGTTGACCGGGCACCTGGTGCTCTCGACCCTGCACACCAACGACGCGCCGAGTGCCATCAGCCGTCTGCTGGAACTCGGCGTGCCGCATTACCTGATCAAGGCCACCGTCCTCGGCGTCATGGCGCAACGGCTGGTGCGAACCCTGTGCCCGCACTGCAAGGCGCCACTGACTCTTGATGAAGAAGACTGGCAAACCCTGACCCGGCCGTGGCAGGCGCCGCTGCCGGGCAATGCGCAACGGGCCATCGGTTGCCTGGAGTGCCGTGACACCGGTTATCACGGGCGCGCCGGTGTCTACGAAATCATGCAACTGAGCGACAGCCTCAAAGCCTTGATCAGCCCCGACACCGATCTCACCGCGATCCGCCGACAAGCGTTCAAGGAAGGGATGCGCAGCCTGCGGTTGTCCGGCGCGCAGAAAGTCGCGGCCGGGCTGACGACGCTTGAGGAAGTGCTGCGGGTGACACCACAGAACGAGCAGAAATAG
- a CDS encoding inorganic triphosphatase gives MQKETEIKLRVSRETLAALREHPLLKKRNKSGWERRELMNQYFDTPERDLARAKVALRLRKDGEEVIQTLKTRGQSVAGLSERNEYDWNLPKAKLDVKKLDGECWPESLAELDKKTLKPIFTTDFVRERAEIAWGRGKTKVVIEAALDLGHVVVGKQKEEICELELELREGEPAALLELAAELAETLALMPCDISKAERGYRLYDANSYSLSLPAPAITAETPLDDAFAALSWHLLGSSQRLAEQYRFNGHWRLLQDWVENLAEMRALLSSLGQAAPRQSTHDLRVALDALLEDWRPLVQVGIEDEDVRKAAPEQFLEELEDPRWGLFSLNASRWLLARTWAADRNTRGNRQGAAQLQSWLPRLLGEEATSLQLQRYQQQPEDLAEQLPRIERIQVWLHHARNVLEIPEMDRLYGELNKLAQLANEPTITDELLDARKHQAIAVYQNRAWKMLLRM, from the coding sequence ATGCAGAAAGAAACCGAAATCAAACTCCGCGTCAGCCGCGAAACCCTCGCCGCCCTGCGCGAGCACCCTCTCCTGAAAAAACGCAACAAAAGTGGCTGGGAACGCCGTGAGTTGATGAATCAGTACTTCGACACGCCTGAGCGTGACCTGGCCCGGGCCAAGGTTGCCCTGCGCCTGCGCAAGGACGGCGAAGAAGTGATTCAGACCCTCAAGACCCGTGGCCAGAGCGTTGCCGGTCTGTCCGAGCGTAACGAGTACGACTGGAACCTGCCCAAAGCCAAGCTCGACGTGAAAAAACTCGACGGCGAATGCTGGCCCGAGTCCCTTGCCGAGCTGGACAAGAAAACCCTGAAGCCGATCTTCACCACCGATTTCGTCCGCGAGCGCGCCGAAATCGCCTGGGGCCGTGGCAAGACCAAAGTGGTCATCGAAGCCGCGCTGGACCTGGGCCACGTGGTAGTCGGCAAGCAGAAAGAAGAAATCTGCGAGCTGGAACTGGAACTGCGCGAAGGCGAGCCTGCCGCGCTGCTGGAACTGGCCGCCGAGCTGGCCGAAACCCTGGCCCTGATGCCGTGCGACATCAGCAAGGCCGAGCGCGGCTATCGCCTGTACGACGCCAACAGCTACTCGCTGAGCCTGCCGGCGCCGGCCATCACCGCTGAAACTCCGCTGGACGACGCCTTCGCCGCCCTGAGCTGGCACTTGCTCGGCAGCAGCCAACGTCTGGCCGAACAGTATCGCTTCAACGGCCACTGGCGCCTGCTGCAGGACTGGGTCGAAAACCTTGCGGAAATGCGCGCCCTGCTGAGCAGCCTCGGCCAGGCTGCACCGCGTCAGTCGACTCACGACCTGCGCGTTGCGCTGGATGCGCTGCTGGAAGACTGGCGTCCGCTGGTACAGGTTGGCATCGAAGACGAAGACGTGCGCAAAGCCGCGCCGGAGCAGTTCCTCGAAGAGCTGGAAGATCCGCGCTGGGGCCTGTTCTCGCTGAACGCTTCGCGCTGGTTGCTGGCCCGCACCTGGGCCGCTGACCGCAACACCCGTGGCAATCGCCAGGGTGCCGCGCAGTTGCAAAGCTGGCTGCCGCGCCTGCTGGGCGAGGAAGCCACTTCGCTGCAATTGCAGCGTTATCAGCAGCAGCCGGAAGATCTGGCCGAGCAACTGCCGCGCATCGAGCGCATCCAGGTCTGGCTGCACCACGCGCGCAACGTGCTGGAAATCCCGGAAATGGATCGTCTGTACGGCGAGCTGAACAAACTGGCGCAACTGGCCAACGAGCCGACCATCACCGACGAACTGCTCGATGCACGCAAGCATCAGGCGATTGCGGTGTACCAGAACCGCGCGTGGAAAATGCTGCTACGCATGTAA
- a CDS encoding Lrp/AsnC family transcriptional regulator: MHSELDSYDRRILALLQEDASLSSAQIAEQVGLSQSPCWRRIQRMKEEGIIRGQVTLLDRKKIGLNTQIFAEIKLNAHGRSNFTEFTEAIRGFPEVLECYVLMGAVDFLLRIVAADIEAYERFFFEKLSLVPGIQEVNSIVALSEIKSTTSLPVLR, translated from the coding sequence ATGCACAGTGAGCTGGACAGCTACGACCGGCGCATTCTCGCCCTGCTGCAAGAGGACGCGTCCTTGTCCAGCGCACAGATCGCCGAACAGGTGGGGCTGTCGCAATCGCCGTGCTGGCGGCGGATTCAGCGGATGAAGGAGGAGGGGATCATTCGTGGTCAGGTGACTTTGCTCGATCGCAAGAAGATTGGCCTGAACACGCAGATCTTCGCCGAGATCAAACTCAATGCCCACGGTCGTTCGAACTTCACCGAGTTCACCGAGGCGATTCGCGGCTTTCCCGAAGTGCTGGAGTGTTATGTGCTGATGGGGGCGGTGGACTTTCTGCTGCGGATCGTCGCGGCGGACATTGAGGCGTATGAACGGTTCTTCTTCGAGAAGCTGTCGCTGGTGCCGGGGATTCAGGAAGTGAACTCGATTGTGGCGCTGTCGGAGATCAAGTCGACGACGAGTTTACCGGTACTGCGCTGA
- a CDS encoding DUF2388 domain-containing protein yields the protein MRLKLAVATLALLSLPVGSAMADSFWRNVISSGATTGSTYLTFKDHKLIVAAQDDAGSFVASDGGIRGPYLEAAMQKVRADNPGLQATDMELANAILAKNAVASE from the coding sequence ATGCGTCTCAAACTTGCTGTCGCCACCCTTGCCCTGCTGTCTCTGCCTGTTGGTTCGGCAATGGCCGACAGCTTTTGGCGTAACGTCATTTCGTCCGGCGCCACCACCGGCTCGACCTACCTGACCTTCAAGGATCACAAACTGATCGTTGCCGCCCAGGACGATGCCGGCAGTTTCGTCGCCAGCGATGGCGGCATCCGTGGCCCGTACCTGGAAGCCGCGATGCAGAAAGTCCGCGCCGACAACCCGGGCCTGCAGGCAACGGACATGGAACTGGCGAACGCGATCCTGGCGAAGAACGCCGTGGCGTCGGAATAA